From a single Coregonus clupeaformis isolate EN_2021a unplaced genomic scaffold, ASM2061545v1 scaf0904, whole genome shotgun sequence genomic region:
- the LOC123485946 gene encoding scavenger receptor cysteine-rich type 1 protein M130-like, with product MSLLLEKSVQLVDGAGLCSGRLEVKSSQSWASVCEADFDQQDAEVVCGELGCGAPAALQGGLYGEGEGQTWDKEFQCKGNESLLLDCDTSDRKNNTCLPGNAVGLTCSEPDDVRLLGGGSRCAGGVERYNQGEWRTVGADDRKKEAVAAVVCRQLGCGSTVSVLPGNTTRGFEVH from the exons ATGAGTCTACTATTAGAGA AGTCTGTGCAGCTTGTGGATGGAGCTGGTCTCTGCTCTGGGAGACTGGAGGTGAAGTCCAGTCAGTCCTGGGCCTCAGTGTGTGAAGCTGACTTTGACCAGCAGGATGCAGAGGTAGTCTGTGGGGAGCTTGGCTGTGGGGCTCCTGCAGCTCTACAGGGGGGGCTCTATGGAGAAGGTGAGGGTCAGACCTGGGATAAAGAGTTCCAGTGTAAAGGCAATGAGTCCCTTCTCCTGGACTGTGACACCTCAGACAGAAAAAACAACACCTGCCTACCTGGTAATGCTGTTGGACTCACCTGCTCAG aGCCTGATGATGTGAGGCTGTTGGGAGGAGGCAGTCGCTGTGCTGGTGGAGTGGAGCGGTACAACCAGGGAGAGTGGAGGACTGTGGGAGCTGATGACAGGAAGAAGGAGGCTGTAGCTGCAGTAGTGTGTAGACAGCTGGGTTGTGGCTCCACTGTTTCAGTACTACCTGGAAACACCACTAGAGGGTTTGAAGTTCACTGA